A part of Homoserinibacter sp. YIM 151385 genomic DNA contains:
- the rpmD gene encoding 50S ribosomal protein L30: MAARLKVTQIKSVISEKQNQRDTLRSLGLKRIGDVVVREDTQANRGYVRTVAHLVKVEEID; the protein is encoded by the coding sequence ATGGCCGCTCGGCTCAAGGTGACCCAGATCAAGTCCGTTATCAGCGAGAAGCAGAACCAGCGCGACACGCTGCGGAGCCTCGGTCTCAAGCGGATCGGCGATGTCGTCGTCCGCGAGGACACGCAGGCGAACCGCGGCTACGTCCGCACGGTCGCCCACCTCGTGAAGGTCGAGGAGATTGACTGA
- the rplO gene encoding 50S ribosomal protein L15 has translation MAEEKKDAEKKAPVKKAAAPKAETAEKKAPAKKPAAKATETKAAAEKKEAAPKAAAKKPAAKAEAKPAAKAKASTSTAAAAKSDDTAAEKPAATKPAAKKAPSKDVAEARPQVLKAHHLRPAVGAKKAKTRVGRGEGSKGKTAGRGTKGTKARYQVRVGLEGGNLNSIMRAPKLRGFKNPFRVEYQVVNLEKLAELYPSGGDVTIGDLVAKGAVRKNEKVKVLGTGEISVKLNVAVDKVSSSAEQKIVAAGGSIK, from the coding sequence ATGGCTGAAGAGAAGAAGGACGCCGAGAAGAAGGCGCCCGTGAAGAAGGCCGCCGCCCCCAAGGCGGAGACGGCCGAGAAGAAGGCCCCGGCCAAGAAGCCGGCCGCGAAGGCGACCGAGACGAAGGCCGCTGCGGAGAAGAAGGAGGCCGCTCCCAAGGCGGCCGCCAAGAAGCCCGCCGCGAAGGCCGAGGCGAAGCCCGCCGCCAAGGCCAAGGCGAGCACGTCGACGGCCGCGGCCGCGAAGTCGGACGACACGGCGGCCGAGAAGCCCGCCGCGACGAAGCCGGCCGCGAAGAAGGCGCCGTCGAAGGACGTCGCCGAGGCTCGCCCGCAGGTCCTCAAGGCCCACCACCTCCGTCCCGCCGTCGGCGCCAAGAAGGCGAAGACGCGCGTCGGACGCGGTGAGGGCTCGAAGGGCAAGACGGCCGGTCGCGGCACCAAGGGCACGAAGGCCCGCTACCAGGTGCGCGTCGGGCTCGAGGGCGGCAACCTGAACTCGATCATGCGCGCGCCCAAGCTGCGCGGCTTCAAGAACCCGTTCCGGGTCGAGTACCAGGTCGTCAACCTCGAGAAGCTCGCCGAGCTCTACCCCTCGGGCGGCGACGTGACCATCGGCGACCTCGTCGCCAAGGGCGCGGTCCGCAAGAACGAGAAGGTCAAGGTGCTCGGCACCGGCGAGATCTCGGTTAAGCTGAACGTTGCGGTCGACAAGGTCTCGAGCTCCGCGGAGCAGAAGATCGTCGCCGCGGGCGGCTCCATCAAGTAG